In Streptomyces sp. NBC_00878, a single window of DNA contains:
- a CDS encoding toxin TcdB middle/N-terminal domain-containing protein, producing the protein MANGTEATAVSPPAGTGNAPGLGEAFTLDLNTGQGGYTVALPMPEGVAGLKPDLRLRYAHGSGVSPFGQGWTMPLRRIDRSLDLGVPGESGVERYHDGGVELVEVAPGEHRALVESAYARYRRHNGGWIVDERTGLSSELGTTAAGRVTAPGHPERVVSWLLERTIDTSGNEIRYTWDIVDGTPYLKSVTWAHHTARLTYENRPDVHRNGRAGFLRTLTRRATAIELYVEEAAGPRRTRTWVLGYEQAAGSGVSLLSSVGLVSHGSDATGPDVVRRPQRFGYAQLELSTAHARFIRPEGAPPPSLSDPQTTLVQLDDLPVPGVLSAASGRHVYWPASGDGTWSPPRPVNTPHASALSGETVLLDLDGNASVDMLVASGPRTLQGYYENGGPDGFRRFVAYPRDARALPSFTDPRVRLADLDGDGRIDAVRGGTRGYAAFRNAGAAGWHEPTAVPRGDGVDGPDVDLADPLVRLADMTGDGLPDLVRLRSGRIEYWPNLGHGRFGAVVVMTGSPRLRADASALLLVDIDGDGCGDLVQVDGDGVRVWLNRSGQGWSPPHFDPLVPPPVPGTLRAADTASDGRAALVWNSPRAGLEAYVAYEFGSQTPPYVLTSVDNGAGLVSRISYRSSVDDARRDRAAGQPWPTHLPFPVTVVAATSEHDTVTGRVAESRYAYSDGHFDPVTRQFQGFGRVEKREIGDASRPDTLTVLRFLIGEDRKPGNTRRHAALNRLQHRNEVYQLDGTAAEPLPLLIEESEHQLDVLDVLPDGRERIRIAVRRSRRRWRERTLDERIEEHTYAYDDAGNVVEDVWRASGTRDGVEQPPQLVRSTVEYVSNEARNLIDRPCRLVKRDASGTLLADLRKHYDGPAFTGLPLGDADRGLLTRELEWAGTRADIEAHYTGMDLADLGYVIATDADGRESVFAPRARSEYDAAGREIAARTPLGVETRFGYDTSGVFRVREDGALGLTERQVDPGTGQILLTRAPDGVETAMRYDAQGRLAALILPGDTEDLPTRSYAYHDHVVPHAVRVSYRLTPGAADTLETAVYFDGLSKEIQRRVRARPDTVLVSGTVQPNAWGDPLAEHEPSFATGLDYAAGPTTGAARRFFYDAQGRAVRTVDYGGGVSTVVYRPFEAESRDGLGRTRLDRMDPAHRRVAVVEDPAGTAMTTTYTVGVLGELLAVADQHGVATSHTYDACGNRLTVDSREAGERTLFYDAGKRVVRTIDARGVDISADFDDSERMTEVRADGAVLESYTYDDLATGGLGRLREVSYPGGGQRFAYDARGDVTTQEWFVDGHPAPHRLEFAHNGLGRITAVTYPDGSELRYTYSPNGVVVAIEGIIDDIEYNARMLPVRVRYANGVETTMTYTAGPGRVAHQRAVAPDGTVLEDARYSYDVLTQLIRADDGTTVTDYSYDPLAQLVATSETTHGGTTPQRTDYTYSGRDLSAFGERDALLAYGDTAHPRRPTSVTEAGGTPEALTYDANGNLTVLPGRTLSYDAKNQLSRAERPSVISDYAYDHTGMRVHKRVVDRSSGNAVVTDTVFLGRWAEIRGGVLARFAVLGMVRVALLRGPATTWIHTDQLGSATYFTSDTGTELARLRYTPFGNRKTAAGTAPHVVFALHEWDDEAGLFFMRRRYYAPDLGRFVTPDGLYLLRPEQGVDDPRTLSLYTYVGNDPLNNVDPTGTSFWSVVGAIVGVIVGVVAAVLIVAAFACGIGFGLLAIAGLIGLVTAGYALASANAGNGFGEFMRGFLIGLNAGLNATLLTAMGLGVVGVAIGVLIFLGSFDSIASSDVYQGFLGWGNWLMPMSWLVVGLGLVFFVLNVLGWAFTLGQVDALNIQKIRVDWKTGTIFLKGGWISNLNKYKTAFNMGNFAFIHKDSTDDHLEHEAGHSLNLAAFGSAFHLIGFVDEVLLGNRSRAFSERLADGNEPPASRPSTALPMWS; encoded by the coding sequence ATGGCTAACGGAACAGAGGCCACCGCGGTCTCTCCTCCGGCGGGCACGGGCAACGCCCCGGGGCTCGGCGAGGCATTCACACTGGACCTCAACACCGGCCAGGGCGGCTACACGGTCGCCCTGCCCATGCCCGAAGGGGTGGCAGGACTCAAGCCGGACCTGCGACTGCGCTACGCCCACGGCAGCGGCGTCTCGCCGTTCGGCCAGGGCTGGACCATGCCGCTGCGCCGGATCGACCGCAGCCTCGACCTGGGCGTCCCAGGCGAGAGCGGCGTCGAGCGCTACCACGACGGGGGCGTGGAGCTCGTCGAGGTCGCCCCCGGCGAGCACCGCGCGCTGGTGGAGAGCGCGTACGCCCGCTACCGCCGCCACAACGGCGGTTGGATCGTCGACGAGCGCACCGGCCTGAGCTCCGAACTCGGCACGACCGCCGCCGGACGCGTCACGGCTCCCGGCCACCCCGAGCGCGTGGTGTCCTGGCTGCTGGAACGCACCATCGACACCTCGGGCAACGAGATCCGCTACACATGGGACATCGTCGACGGCACGCCGTACCTGAAGTCCGTCACCTGGGCGCACCACACCGCGCGCCTGACCTACGAGAACCGGCCCGACGTCCACCGCAACGGCCGGGCGGGCTTCCTGCGGACGCTCACCCGCCGGGCGACCGCGATCGAGCTGTACGTCGAGGAGGCCGCGGGACCCCGTCGTACCCGGACCTGGGTACTGGGCTACGAACAGGCCGCGGGCAGCGGTGTGTCGCTGCTCTCCTCGGTGGGCCTTGTCTCGCACGGCTCGGACGCCACCGGGCCGGACGTGGTGCGACGGCCGCAGCGATTCGGGTACGCGCAGCTGGAGTTGAGCACGGCGCACGCCAGGTTCATCCGGCCGGAGGGCGCGCCGCCGCCCTCGCTGAGCGACCCGCAGACCACGCTGGTTCAGCTCGACGACCTGCCGGTACCGGGCGTGCTCAGCGCGGCGAGCGGCAGGCACGTGTACTGGCCGGCGAGCGGCGACGGCACCTGGAGTCCGCCGCGTCCGGTCAACACCCCGCACGCCTCGGCACTGTCCGGCGAGACCGTGCTGCTCGACCTCGACGGCAACGCCTCCGTCGACATGCTGGTCGCGTCCGGCCCGCGCACCTTGCAGGGCTACTACGAGAACGGCGGCCCGGACGGATTCCGGCGGTTCGTCGCCTACCCGCGTGACGCCCGCGCACTGCCGTCCTTCACCGACCCCCGGGTACGGCTGGCCGACCTGGACGGCGACGGCCGCATCGACGCCGTCCGCGGCGGCACCCGCGGGTACGCGGCGTTCCGCAACGCGGGCGCCGCGGGCTGGCACGAACCGACGGCGGTGCCGAGGGGAGACGGAGTCGACGGCCCGGACGTCGACCTCGCCGATCCGCTGGTGCGCCTGGCCGACATGACCGGCGACGGACTGCCCGACCTGGTCCGGCTGCGCTCCGGCCGGATCGAGTACTGGCCCAACCTCGGGCACGGCCGGTTCGGCGCCGTCGTCGTGATGACCGGCTCCCCGCGGCTGCGGGCCGACGCCTCCGCACTGCTGCTGGTGGACATCGACGGCGACGGGTGCGGCGATCTGGTGCAGGTCGACGGCGACGGCGTACGCGTCTGGCTGAACCGGTCGGGTCAGGGCTGGTCCCCGCCGCACTTCGATCCGCTGGTGCCGCCCCCGGTGCCGGGCACGCTGCGCGCCGCGGACACCGCCTCAGACGGCAGGGCCGCGCTGGTCTGGAACTCACCGAGGGCGGGACTGGAGGCATACGTCGCCTACGAGTTCGGGTCCCAGACCCCTCCGTACGTGCTGACGAGTGTCGACAACGGCGCGGGGCTCGTCTCGCGGATCAGCTATCGCTCCTCGGTCGACGACGCCCGGCGCGACCGGGCGGCGGGGCAGCCATGGCCGACCCATCTGCCCTTTCCGGTGACCGTCGTCGCCGCCACGAGCGAGCACGACACGGTGACCGGCCGGGTCGCGGAGAGCCGGTACGCGTACAGCGACGGCCACTTCGACCCGGTGACCAGGCAGTTCCAGGGCTTCGGGCGGGTCGAGAAACGCGAGATCGGTGACGCCAGCCGACCCGACACACTCACCGTGCTGCGCTTCCTCATCGGCGAGGACCGCAAACCCGGCAACACCCGGCGGCACGCCGCGCTCAACCGCCTCCAGCACCGCAACGAGGTCTATCAGCTCGACGGCACAGCGGCCGAGCCACTGCCGCTCCTGATCGAGGAGTCGGAGCACCAACTCGACGTACTCGATGTGCTGCCCGACGGCCGGGAGCGGATCAGGATCGCCGTACGGCGAAGCCGCCGCCGCTGGCGGGAACGCACGCTCGACGAGCGGATCGAGGAGCACACCTACGCCTACGACGACGCCGGCAACGTCGTCGAGGACGTATGGCGGGCCTCCGGCACCCGCGACGGCGTCGAACAGCCGCCGCAACTGGTGCGCAGCACCGTCGAATACGTGTCGAACGAGGCACGCAACCTCATCGACCGGCCCTGCCGGCTGGTCAAGCGCGACGCCTCGGGAACGCTGCTGGCCGACCTGCGCAAGCACTACGACGGCCCGGCCTTCACCGGCCTGCCGCTGGGCGATGCGGACCGCGGACTGCTCACCCGCGAACTGGAATGGGCGGGCACTCGCGCCGACATCGAGGCGCACTACACCGGCATGGACCTCGCCGATCTCGGATACGTCATCGCGACGGACGCCGACGGACGCGAGTCCGTCTTCGCACCGCGTGCCCGCAGCGAGTACGACGCGGCCGGGCGCGAGATCGCGGCCAGGACACCGCTCGGTGTCGAGACGCGCTTCGGCTACGACACCTCCGGCGTCTTCCGGGTGCGCGAGGACGGCGCGCTCGGCCTGACCGAGCGTCAGGTCGACCCGGGCACCGGGCAGATCCTGCTCACCCGCGCCCCCGACGGCGTGGAAACGGCCATGCGCTACGACGCGCAGGGCCGGCTGGCCGCGCTGATCCTGCCCGGCGACACCGAGGACCTGCCGACCCGGAGCTACGCCTACCACGACCACGTGGTGCCGCACGCGGTACGGGTGTCCTACCGGCTGACACCGGGTGCGGCGGACACGCTGGAAACGGCCGTCTACTTCGACGGACTCTCCAAGGAGATCCAGCGGCGGGTCCGGGCGCGGCCGGACACCGTACTCGTCTCCGGAACAGTGCAGCCCAACGCGTGGGGCGACCCGCTCGCCGAGCACGAACCGTCCTTCGCCACCGGCCTCGACTACGCCGCCGGGCCCACGACCGGGGCGGCGCGGAGGTTCTTCTACGACGCACAGGGACGCGCGGTGCGCACTGTCGACTACGGCGGCGGCGTGTCGACCGTGGTCTACCGCCCCTTCGAGGCGGAGAGCCGCGACGGCCTCGGCCGTACCCGACTGGACCGGATGGACCCGGCCCACCGCCGGGTCGCCGTGGTCGAGGACCCGGCGGGCACCGCCATGACCACCACGTACACGGTCGGCGTGCTGGGCGAACTGCTCGCCGTGGCCGACCAGCACGGCGTCGCGACAAGCCATACCTACGACGCCTGCGGAAACCGGCTGACCGTCGACTCCCGCGAGGCCGGAGAGCGCACCCTCTTCTACGACGCGGGCAAACGGGTCGTCCGCACCATCGACGCGCGCGGCGTCGACATCAGCGCAGACTTCGACGACTCCGAGCGGATGACAGAGGTGCGCGCGGACGGGGCGGTGCTGGAGAGCTACACGTACGACGATCTCGCGACCGGCGGGCTCGGCAGGCTGCGGGAGGTGAGCTACCCCGGAGGCGGCCAGCGCTTCGCCTACGACGCGCGGGGCGATGTGACCACCCAGGAGTGGTTCGTCGACGGGCACCCGGCGCCGCACCGGCTGGAGTTCGCCCACAACGGGCTGGGCCGGATCACCGCGGTCACCTACCCCGACGGCTCGGAGCTGCGCTACACGTACAGCCCCAACGGCGTGGTCGTCGCCATCGAGGGGATCATCGACGACATCGAGTACAACGCCCGCATGCTGCCGGTGCGGGTGCGCTACGCCAACGGCGTCGAGACCACCATGACCTACACCGCGGGACCGGGACGGGTGGCCCACCAGCGGGCGGTCGCGCCCGACGGCACCGTGCTGGAGGACGCCCGCTACTCCTACGACGTACTGACCCAGCTCATCCGCGCCGACGACGGCACGACCGTCACCGACTACTCCTACGACCCGCTCGCCCAACTCGTCGCCACGTCCGAGACCACGCACGGCGGGACGACCCCGCAGCGCACGGACTACACGTACTCCGGCCGTGACCTGAGTGCGTTCGGCGAGCGCGACGCGCTCCTCGCGTACGGCGACACCGCGCACCCACGCCGGCCCACCTCGGTCACGGAGGCGGGCGGCACTCCGGAGGCGCTCACCTACGACGCCAACGGCAACCTCACCGTTCTGCCCGGCCGCACCCTCTCCTACGACGCCAAGAACCAGCTGTCCCGCGCCGAGCGCCCGTCCGTCATCAGCGACTACGCCTACGACCACACCGGCATGCGGGTACACAAACGCGTCGTCGACCGGTCCAGCGGCAACGCGGTCGTCACCGACACCGTCTTTCTCGGGCGCTGGGCGGAGATACGCGGCGGAGTACTCGCTCGCTTCGCCGTACTCGGCATGGTCCGCGTCGCACTCCTGCGCGGCCCGGCCACCACATGGATCCACACCGACCAACTGGGCAGCGCGACCTACTTCACCTCCGACACCGGCACCGAACTGGCCCGGCTGCGCTACACACCCTTCGGGAACCGCAAGACGGCGGCCGGGACGGCCCCGCACGTCGTCTTCGCCCTGCACGAATGGGACGACGAAGCGGGCCTCTTCTTCATGCGCCGCCGCTACTACGCCCCCGACCTCGGCCGCTTCGTCACACCCGACGGGCTCTATCTGCTGCGGCCGGAACAGGGCGTCGACGACCCGCGCACGCTGTCGCTCTACACCTATGTGGGCAACGACCCGCTGAACAACGTCGATCCGACCGGCACCTCGTTCTGGAGCGTGGTCGGCGCGATCGTCGGGGTCATCGTCGGCGTGGTGGCGGCGGTCCTCATCGTCGCGGCCTTCGCCTGCGGCATCGGATTCGGGCTGCTGGCCATCGCGGGACTGATCGGACTGGTCACCGCGGGCTACGCACTGGCCTCGGCGAACGCCGGCAACGGCTTCGGCGAGTTCATGCGGGGCTTCCTCATCGGCCTGAACGCCGGACTCAACGCCACGCTCCTCACCGCGATGGGCCTCGGCGTCGTCGGGGTCGCCATCGGCGTGCTGATCTTCCTCGGTTCCTTCGACTCCATCGCGAGCAGCGACGTCTACCAGGGCTTCCTCGGCTGGGGCAACTGGCTCATGCCGATGTCGTGGCTCGTCGTGGGCCTCGGACTGGTCTTCTTCGT
- a CDS encoding ester cyclase, with protein sequence MERRSMLKGGAAAAFGALAITAVTNGGGLAEASQKYPGLLPDPATTPVPNPPYPHDLTRAERKHLETFDELDFEIFTHADWSRLGESHAKNVRVHWPDGHYTDGIDKHIKDLAALFVWAPDTRILSHPLRVAKNELTAVTGVMQGTFTRPMPDGNGGFIQPTGKKYSINMATVGLWNRGGTMDEEFLFWDNQTFYSQIGLGG encoded by the coding sequence ATGGAGCGTCGTTCCATGCTCAAGGGTGGAGCCGCCGCCGCGTTCGGCGCGCTCGCCATCACCGCCGTCACCAACGGGGGCGGCCTGGCCGAGGCGTCCCAGAAGTACCCCGGCCTGCTCCCGGACCCGGCCACCACGCCGGTGCCGAACCCTCCCTACCCCCACGACCTGACCCGCGCCGAGCGCAAGCACCTGGAGACCTTCGACGAGCTGGACTTCGAGATCTTCACCCACGCCGACTGGTCCCGCCTGGGCGAGAGCCACGCGAAGAACGTCCGCGTGCACTGGCCTGACGGGCACTACACCGACGGCATCGACAAGCACATCAAGGACCTCGCCGCCCTCTTCGTGTGGGCACCCGACACCCGCATCCTGTCCCACCCGCTCCGGGTCGCCAAGAACGAACTGACCGCGGTCACCGGCGTGATGCAGGGCACCTTCACCCGCCCCATGCCCGACGGGAACGGCGGCTTCATCCAGCCGACCGGCAAGAAGTACTCCATCAACATGGCCACCGTCGGCCTCTGGAACCGCGGGGGCACCATGGACGAGGAGTTCCTGTTCTGGGACAACCAGACCTTCTACAGCCAGATCGGCCTCGGCGGCTGA
- a CDS encoding luciferase family protein produces the protein MTTPPRTRTPTPTAADAERPGSSFGPPTVVTRGDAVAPLVVLLHGRGSRETEIIALAEALPPELSYAAVRAPLAEGPGFAWFANRGIGRPVPESLRATMNWFNAWLDEIAPPGRPVLLVGFSGGAAFAGGLVLDNPARFAGAAILYGTLPFDAGVPTEPARLAGVPVFVAQGEHDHVIPRELLDRTWHYLTGESGAPTIARRDPVGHGIATAALAGLGGWLAERADHVARHGLPGRQPARWPILPGGPTDGLPRGLSDGFPGRLPDRDGPRPHVSVTIPQQQTSDNSPPKMQEQLFARLSALADVDTGQSAISVPGARGFMLTGTHTTGPEQAFLVPRAREFAHLHPGHDGSLHIALPVGLAADAIRHGWAVAHPLAGIRLTPGMVLVYGPRDERELDIVTAIVSTSHAWAAGRFTPAAA, from the coding sequence ATGACTACTCCTCCGCGTACGCGTACGCCCACTCCAACTGCTGCTGACGCCGAGAGACCGGGCTCCTCGTTCGGGCCGCCGACCGTGGTGACCCGGGGCGATGCGGTGGCACCGCTCGTGGTCCTGCTGCACGGCCGCGGCTCGCGCGAGACCGAGATCATCGCGCTCGCCGAAGCGTTGCCTCCCGAGCTGTCGTACGCCGCGGTGCGCGCACCCCTGGCCGAGGGCCCCGGGTTCGCGTGGTTCGCCAACCGTGGCATCGGCCGCCCGGTCCCGGAATCACTGCGCGCCACCATGAACTGGTTCAACGCCTGGCTCGACGAGATCGCCCCGCCCGGCCGACCGGTTCTGCTCGTCGGCTTCAGCGGCGGCGCCGCTTTCGCGGGCGGGCTGGTACTGGACAACCCGGCACGCTTCGCCGGAGCGGCGATCCTCTACGGCACGCTGCCCTTCGACGCGGGTGTGCCCACCGAGCCCGCCCGACTGGCCGGCGTACCGGTGTTCGTCGCCCAGGGCGAGCACGACCACGTCATCCCGCGCGAACTGCTCGACCGCACCTGGCACTACCTGACCGGCGAATCCGGGGCGCCGACGATCGCCCGACGGGACCCCGTGGGGCACGGCATCGCCACCGCCGCGCTGGCGGGTCTCGGCGGCTGGCTCGCGGAGCGCGCCGACCACGTGGCCCGCCATGGACTTCCCGGCAGGCAACCGGCGCGATGGCCGATCCTGCCCGGCGGCCCTACCGACGGCCTTCCCCGCGGTCTCTCCGACGGCTTTCCCGGCCGCCTTCCCGATCGCGACGGACCGCGCCCGCACGTCAGCGTGACGATCCCCCAGCAGCAGACCAGCGACAACTCCCCGCCGAAAATGCAGGAGCAACTGTTCGCCCGGCTGAGCGCGCTCGCCGACGTCGACACCGGCCAGTCGGCGATCTCCGTGCCGGGCGCGCGAGGATTCATGCTCACCGGGACGCACACCACCGGGCCCGAGCAGGCCTTCCTGGTGCCACGGGCCAGGGAGTTCGCCCATCTGCACCCCGGACACGACGGATCGCTCCACATCGCGCTGCCGGTCGGCCTGGCCGCCGACGCGATCCGGCACGGCTGGGCCGTGGCCCATCCCCTCGCCGGGATCAGGCTCACTCCGGGCATGGTGCTGGTCTACGGACCTCGTGACGAGCGTGAGCTCGACATCGTCACCGCGATCGTGAGCACCAGCCACGCCTGGGCCGCGGGCCGGTTCACCCCGGCCGCCGCGTAG
- a CDS encoding NADPH-dependent F420 reductase, protein MHVAIIGAGNVGSALSRAATAAGHTVSVSATSQEKAAAVAAETGARPAADNVDAVTDADLVVLAVPGSAVTAVADELAQAVRGKVVVDATNPLNATFTDLDIAETAAAQTLQRHLPDASVVKAFNTVFAGRLGNPVEQGVPLHLFHAGDDADAKKTVSEFAASLGFEPIDAGGLRMARALEEMAFLNISLNASQGWSWQSGWALLGPTG, encoded by the coding sequence ATGCATGTCGCGATCATCGGAGCGGGCAACGTGGGCTCCGCCCTCAGCAGGGCCGCGACTGCCGCCGGGCACACCGTGTCCGTATCGGCTACCAGCCAGGAGAAGGCCGCCGCGGTCGCGGCAGAAACGGGCGCGCGCCCCGCGGCGGACAACGTGGACGCCGTGACCGACGCCGACCTCGTGGTGCTGGCCGTGCCCGGCAGTGCGGTGACCGCCGTCGCGGACGAACTGGCGCAGGCCGTACGCGGCAAGGTCGTTGTCGACGCCACCAACCCCCTCAACGCGACCTTCACCGACCTCGACATAGCGGAGACCGCCGCCGCGCAGACTCTGCAGCGCCACCTGCCGGACGCGTCCGTGGTGAAGGCCTTCAACACCGTCTTCGCCGGACGCCTCGGAAACCCCGTCGAGCAGGGCGTCCCGCTCCATCTCTTCCACGCCGGTGACGACGCGGATGCGAAGAAGACCGTCTCCGAGTTCGCCGCCTCGCTCGGCTTCGAGCCGATCGACGCGGGCGGGCTGCGCATGGCCCGCGCGCTGGAGGAGATGGCCTTCCTGAACATCTCGCTGAACGCGAGCCAGGGCTGGTCCTGGCAGTCCGGGTGGGCGCTGCTCGGCCCGACGGGCTGA
- a CDS encoding MarR family winged helix-turn-helix transcriptional regulator: MPSATPLNDPLISTFGRLAEAYNRLEQWLGSAMESETGLPHAWFEVLIRLARSEREQLTMSSLADQIALTSGGVTRLVDRMQTAGYVERRPCPTDRRVSYAGITAAGHDALERAATVHARNLRKAFDGFSARDLAALDAVLDRVRDSASALPRQP; the protein is encoded by the coding sequence ATGCCTTCCGCGACCCCCCTCAACGACCCCCTGATCAGCACGTTCGGCCGCCTGGCCGAGGCGTACAACCGGCTGGAGCAGTGGCTCGGATCCGCCATGGAGTCCGAGACCGGACTGCCGCACGCCTGGTTCGAGGTCCTCATCCGGCTGGCCCGATCAGAGCGAGAGCAACTGACGATGAGCTCCCTGGCCGACCAGATCGCGCTCACCTCCGGCGGCGTGACCCGACTGGTGGACCGCATGCAGACAGCCGGATACGTCGAGCGACGCCCGTGCCCCACCGACCGCCGCGTCTCCTACGCGGGCATCACCGCCGCCGGGCACGACGCACTCGAGCGAGCGGCCACCGTGCACGCCCGCAACCTGCGGAAGGCCTTCGACGGGTTCAGCGCACGGGATCTCGCCGCCCTGGACGCCGTACTGGACCGCGTCCGGGACTCGGCATCCGCACTGCCCCGGCAGCCGTAG
- a CDS encoding class II 3-deoxy-7-phosphoheptulonate synthase, producing MTLTGEAAAHWRTLVAHQRPEWPSPAELGDVADHLAASLPLVTPQECDTLTARLAQAAEGKAFLLQGGDCAERLDRLSTQVIHGKLRLLQRMAAILTFASAVPVVKVGRMAGQYAKPRSRPTETVDGRTLPVYRGDAVNGIGFSHAERRPDPARLLRMYDASRSTLDVMRECARGGIDPRQLHKENQDFVSRSPAGERYDELAGRIGQALSGKDACGGDDPLRTTELFASHEGLLLDYEAALTRYHPRSGRRYAGSGHMLWIGDRTRQLDGAHVAYFATIDNPIAVKLGPAATPEQALALIDRLDPDRRPGRLTFIVRMGAHRVRYLLPEIVEKVTASGAPVVWVCDPMHGNTFEAPSGHKTRRFDDILAEVAGFFEVHETLGTHVGGLHLELTGEDVTECVGGGAELGFDDLHRRYESACDPRLNGDQALDLAFLVAEMFNPGTTGVVAPDAAVNAEAVNPEAWGAGHSNSPASFGA from the coding sequence TTGACCCTCACCGGCGAAGCCGCCGCGCACTGGCGGACACTCGTCGCCCATCAGCGGCCGGAGTGGCCGAGCCCGGCTGAGCTCGGCGACGTGGCGGATCACCTGGCGGCCTCGCTCCCGTTGGTCACGCCACAGGAGTGCGACACGCTCACCGCACGACTCGCCCAGGCGGCAGAGGGCAAGGCGTTCCTGTTGCAGGGTGGCGACTGCGCCGAACGTCTCGACCGCCTCTCGACACAGGTGATTCACGGCAAACTGCGCCTCCTGCAGCGGATGGCCGCGATCCTGACGTTCGCGTCGGCGGTGCCGGTGGTCAAGGTGGGCCGGATGGCCGGGCAGTACGCGAAGCCCCGATCCCGGCCGACCGAGACCGTCGACGGGCGCACGCTCCCGGTCTACCGGGGCGACGCGGTGAACGGCATCGGCTTCAGCCACGCCGAACGACGGCCGGACCCGGCCCGGCTACTTCGGATGTACGACGCTTCGCGATCCACCCTGGACGTCATGCGCGAATGCGCCCGTGGCGGCATCGACCCACGCCAACTGCACAAGGAGAACCAGGACTTCGTCTCACGCTCGCCTGCCGGTGAACGCTACGACGAACTCGCCGGTCGAATCGGCCAGGCACTGTCCGGCAAGGACGCGTGCGGCGGCGACGATCCGTTGCGCACCACGGAGTTGTTCGCCAGCCACGAGGGACTGCTGCTCGACTACGAGGCCGCGCTGACCCGCTACCACCCGCGTTCCGGCCGAAGGTATGCGGGCAGCGGCCACATGCTGTGGATCGGCGACCGCACCAGACAGCTCGACGGCGCCCACGTCGCCTACTTCGCGACCATCGACAACCCGATCGCGGTGAAGCTGGGCCCTGCCGCCACGCCCGAGCAGGCGCTGGCCCTGATCGACCGCCTCGACCCCGACCGGCGGCCGGGCCGGCTGACGTTCATCGTGCGCATGGGGGCGCACCGTGTGCGGTACCTGCTGCCGGAGATCGTGGAGAAGGTCACGGCTTCCGGCGCGCCGGTGGTGTGGGTGTGCGATCCGATGCACGGCAACACCTTCGAGGCTCCCAGCGGGCACAAGACCAGGCGGTTCGACGACATCCTCGCCGAGGTCGCCGGCTTCTTCGAGGTGCACGAGACGCTCGGCACCCACGTCGGCGGACTGCACCTGGAGCTGACCGGCGAGGACGTGACCGAGTGCGTCGGCGGCGGCGCCGAACTGGGTTTCGACGACCTGCACCGCAGGTACGAGTCGGCGTGCGACCCGCGCCTCAACGGAGACCAGGCGCTTGACCTGGCCTTCCTGGTCGCAGAGATGTTCAACCCAGGAACAACCGGCGTCGTGGCGCCGGACGCAGCGGTGAATGCCGAGGCGGTGAATCCCGAGGCCTGGGGCGCTGGTCACAGCAATTCTCCCGCCTCGTTCGGCGCGTGA
- a CDS encoding diiron oxygenase, translated as MTAAREVPEYERDLLVQLTLRWGKRVAVKKDELDLDGHFDAALPDFPEHLVPVLGLPGADRLDRDARERILSAAWIAYNAKTAAIEDEIILPACRLMLQERIPVRRDDVAVDALHQTIIDEHYHILMCRNAVGVTRRRRGLEDVRFTPGVWSVVQGRDAVRVGLSGFDRDIVDIAFSLAAETTISGFLSALATAQEIQPMNRITTDLHRRDESGHAVVFRELCGSLYRNLDGAQQRTFREALVTGLTAFRSADLDPWVTVAAQGGFEIDTGQLSEWAASRPVPARDTGPLQLLLDDLGISHDLVEMVQR; from the coding sequence ATGACCGCGGCACGTGAAGTGCCCGAGTACGAGCGTGACTTGCTGGTGCAGTTGACGCTCCGCTGGGGGAAGCGAGTGGCCGTCAAGAAGGACGAGCTCGACCTCGACGGTCACTTCGACGCGGCGCTGCCGGACTTCCCCGAACACCTCGTCCCGGTGCTGGGCCTGCCGGGTGCCGACCGGCTCGACCGGGACGCTCGCGAGCGCATCCTGTCCGCGGCGTGGATCGCCTACAACGCCAAGACCGCGGCCATCGAGGACGAGATCATCCTGCCGGCCTGCCGGTTGATGCTCCAGGAACGGATCCCCGTCCGCCGCGACGACGTCGCCGTCGACGCGCTGCACCAGACGATCATCGATGAGCACTATCACATCCTGATGTGCCGCAACGCCGTCGGCGTCACCCGCAGGCGGCGCGGCCTGGAGGACGTGCGGTTCACGCCGGGTGTCTGGTCGGTCGTCCAGGGACGGGACGCGGTCCGCGTCGGGCTGTCCGGGTTCGACCGCGACATCGTCGACATCGCGTTCTCCCTGGCCGCCGAGACGACGATCAGCGGGTTCCTCTCCGCACTCGCCACCGCCCAGGAGATCCAGCCGATGAACCGGATCACCACCGATCTGCACCGGCGGGACGAGAGCGGACACGCGGTGGTGTTCCGCGAGTTGTGCGGCTCGCTCTACCGGAACCTGGACGGCGCACAGCAGCGGACGTTCCGCGAAGCACTCGTCACCGGGCTGACCGCGTTCCGCTCCGCGGACCTGGACCCCTGGGTGACCGTGGCGGCCCAGGGCGGCTTCGAGATCGACACCGGTCAGCTGAGCGAGTGGGCCGCGTCCCGTCCCGTGCCCGCGCGGGACACCGGACCGTTGCAGCTGCTGCTCGACGACCTGGGCATCAGCCACGACCTCGTCGAGATGGTCCAGCGCTGA